acataaatatctgaaaaaaattttaaagtgtttgtttttctatttcgtATTTTACTGCTGATATTCAGACTGAAttgcttgaaatatttttttccttgtgAAAATGGAACATTTAATTACTCTGTAGTGTTTCTGATGTATTTACCCAGATAATAAAGAGTAAAGAAATGAACAGAAATTACAAAATCACAGTTATATCACTTTTTGTTATACTCAGTTCAAACGACATATTTAACAAATACGTGACtgttaaaaatgatttataattgAATTTAATACAGTGGATAACTCATGCtcttataaatatattctttagtGAAAGTAACCTTCGACAGCTCTGGCACTCCAATTTTACAAGACAAGGTGAAGAATGCAGAGTACTTTTTACATAGTTTACACTTTCACTGGGGGAAAGTGAATAATCGTGGATCTGAACACACAGTTAAACAGATTGCCTATCCTTTAGAAGTAAGTTTGCTTCAAAACGATACAATGAAACACGCTATAGTATTTGAaaggttttaaatttattttgttgtaaaggTCTACGTTTCAAGCATTTCTAAATatctctttaaaaaataaatatatttattgatatgcCAAATACAAAGTGGAACGTTTTTCGATTTGTTTGctgcatataaaatattttattgatttagttAGTGACTATAAATGGTATTATTGATATAGCTGTTACACATAAAACGATCTATTTATATGGtttctataaattattatttaactgctacactcaaaacattttataaatttagctGTTGTATATAAAACTGCTACAAATAACAGTTGTTAACAACTTCAGAGACAAAGAAGTTGGAGACCGAGTTGTTTTACTGTTggttaatattatattactttagaGAACCTTATTACAATAAATGTTGTACAATACACCCATATTTATATCTATTATTGATTTATTCTGGCTTGCTTGTAGCTCCATCTAGTTCACTACAATTCCATGTACTCCAACCTCTCGGAAGCTTTAAATTATGAGGATGGCATAGCCGTTGTCGGTGTGCTTTTTAAGGTAttagttattttgtaaattttgtgttcaatatttataacaaaaatatttaatttacaataaaaataacttactgttatttttcaaaagtacAGTAAAACTTACTTAGTTCATAAGTTAaaagaaatgaatgaaaaacgatgaataattttacatacatttttgtaccataataaaatattataacttcaaaGTTATATCTTATGAacactttctatattaaaatgtttctgaatcattataaaaaatatacatgtttttcaTCAGTTGAACGAATATTCGTGTGAAGAATTAGATGATATCAGTGATTGCTTGGAATCAGTGGAAAGAGCAGGAACTACTTTCAATATTATTGAACCTGAATTAAAACTATCATATCTACTGCCTGCAGACACTTCGGTTCACTTCCGTTATGAAGGTTCCCTTACCACTCCTATGTGTAATGCTGCTACCTGGAATGTTTTCGTTGGAAAGACCATCTCCCCTAAATCAGTATGTATTAATCTGTTACGTATTACTTGTTTAGTGATACTCTAGTTTTTACTTATCTGATTAATGTACACTGACTTGTTTATAGAATGAACTCAGACAGGTTTATTAAAATACCGTATGTAGATttactgtgtatatatttatatgtgtgtgtgtgtgtgtgtgtacttcatgttattttttttcacagttgGAAGCATTCCGGTTTCTCAAGAACACGAAGGGAAACTTTTTGGGAGACAATTTTAGACCAACCCAAAAAACCCAaacgaaagaaacaaacatgaccGTTCCATAAATTTCAGTCTGTGTCTATTGAAGACAAGCTTGCGTTCTCTAATTTTCTTGATTGATTAAATTTCTATAATTATGATTTAATTACGATGTGTATCTGAATGCTTTCAAAgcataatgtgttttttttcttcctagtggtgcaaataattttattaaaagtgtacTTAGCATTAACTATCTGTAACAATAAACTTTgcaatttgaaaatgttttgaacGAAAGAATGTAACTCATTTGGTAAGAACGAACACGATTCTTCTCACCTTTACAAACTGTTTGGAGACGACGTTTCGTTCATCTCTTAAAAAAAAGCTCCAATAGGCGTGTAATGTCCGTTGGAACTCTGAGGAGGATTACACATTGTATAAGCCAGTTTTTACTCTTTCCTTTCATTGGCTAgtttttaaattactgaatttttaaataactttttcttaGTTCACAATGAAAAACATCCAACAAGCGTTACACAACTAAGTGTTGTTAAAGTACTACTAAATTCTCCTAACTTTCAATATCGCCACCAAGATAAGAAAATGATAATCTTCGTTACTAGATAGCAGCACTTCATAACGCCTCCAGGAAGAAATACTGCTAATCTTCATTACCATTACTGTAAACTTATGCTAACAAAATCAAGCTTTTCATGAGGCTGCCAGGTTAAGACTCgactaattttcattaataaacagGAGTTTTTTATATAGTGGTCAGAGTAAGACAATGTTAATCTTAGCTAATAAACCGAAACTTTCCATAACACTGTCAGAATATAACAATATTCTTCGCTAGTTAACAGTGCTTATGacctatttatttttaataccagTAAGAGtccaaaaattataataaaaatgaacacaaattTTTGAACAATAATGAATGAAACAAACGACACCATACCAGAAATATCTTCACGAACTTTACAAAGACTATCATaggatatataatataaaattctaaactgACAAGTTCTAAACCTGTTGTCTTCCTTGATCTCACATAAAgaacttataacaataaaatttgtatatttcgACTGGAATGGTAACTTAGGCACTTACTGATGCCTGGTCAGGCCAAGACACCAGTTCATGTATAATTATCCAGAATTTTTAAATCTATACCATCAGTTAGTAACACCCGCTACTAGAAGGACTAAAGATCCATAATTAACTAccttttgtttcaatatttttaaaggaaTTAAAACTCAAATTATAGGTCAAACCTCAAATTATCGACTTCTTTTTCGTGCTTTTCTTTATCAGTGGAGTCCATATATTATGTAACTTGACGttttactttgttacattattCATTAAAGAGAACTGACTACATCAACTTTGTTGGACTTCAAGCCGAATAACGGGAacaactgtcactcttataatgcacctacagCTTAACTGAATAGTGTGTGCAGCAGAGAAATGATGCAATTCTTTGACTTATCAATCCAAAGCCTAGTACTTTAACCACTATGCCACTCTCGTCAAAATTATGTCAGTAACTTTTGAAGTAAAAACCTTAAAAATcaacaaactttaatttaaacCTGTATAGCAAAATGTGATTGCAAGATTGCACATTCATATATAtcgttaaaataattataaatcatcTTCAGACATATAATAGAATAACTATTGATTTTTGTGAACTATCAAAAATGACACTACacgattttaaacatttttataggtAAATTCACATCAAAcgttttgtttgtacttaagatCTAATCTACACGATCTGTCATCTCTCTACCgtgggtatctaaacccgatttcAGCGTTTTATTTCCATAAGCTTGCCGCTGAGCCACAAGGGGAAGACGATGGAGAAGTTCACTCTGAACTACTGTTTTCATATAACGAGGTAAGTCCTAACAATCGAATTTTAGTGTATCACTTCACACTAGTTTATAATTAATCCACTAGATGacagctttatttattatttcattagaaCAATACAAAGTATATCAGTTATTCTTGTGTtatcatgtatttttatttacaaccCAATTAAACTGAACTAATCGACACTGCTCTTGTGTAAATTGGTCTTCCAAGTGTAACTATTAACTGTTTAGAGGAATAGATTTGGTCACGTTTAAAGTAAAAAtcatacaagttttaaatataacttgATCAGCATCTTTTTTTTATATCGTAATAATCTACGCCACAAAAATAGGACGGAGATTATGTTTTCACCTTTGTGTAAGTGTATGTGTGAGCACGATTCCTGAATATATTTGGacgaaagttggtatacatttggatTATAACCCAACTTATCAGTTTCGGAGATTCCAGGTCGAAGGTTAAACACAAAATCTCTATATCTCAGTCGGGTTTTGATGAAACTTGGCAGACATACGTAGGATATCAATCGTAAGGTAATTTTCCTGCTAGAAATGTTCCGTGTCCGTTGATAATGACGAACATACGTAAGCGCTATATTGAGTGTCCCTCTTGTTATTGAATTGAACTTCAATGGCTAAACCATACGGCGAcagttaatgtttaaaatttaacccGAACAGTTTTTTTCTTAATCTTTAAAGACACTTTCGTAGCGCATACTTACTGAACCTCGTTTCAAAATAATGTACTAGAAGCCTTCTTAGCCACTAATTTATATACGCCACCAGCAGCACAGCGACACATTTGTAGACTCAcgccgctaaaaaccgagtttcgatacccgtagtgagcagagcacagatagcacatttgtgtttaattcgaaacaaattaatttatatctattgGTATATTGTGAGTGTTCCTTTGCAacagataatataataatttcactTCACACGTTGTACAGTTTTTGTATTCTATTACTTTTAGATGTATATAAACTATCGATTTTCCATTCTTCAATTGTTCTAAATAATCTACtgagttgttttaaatttaagttagCAAATATATAAAATCGAATGAATTTGGTTGAAACTacgtttcatattttttttaaaaatacgaaCACGATAATTAATCCGTTCGTGCTTTTCCTAATTATCCGAAAGCAGTACTATACTGTTATTGTTAATTACCTAGCGGacactattttttttatactgaaactATTAATGTCTTACCTGTCAACGACAGTGTGCTATGACGTAATATCATATGTGCAGTACATACAGATTGTTTTGAACTGAATAAAATCAATAAGTCCTGTCCAGCATGTGGTGAAGAAGTAGAAATAAGACAAAGGTTCGTTATTTTTTCTATTGTTGTTAGAACTTACATTTCTAATGTAActgttataaaactgttattattatatctaataaaatacTGATTTATAGATAAACCATGATTTTCCAAGTAAATAAACATcccttttattttgtaatatctaaATAACACAGACCAAATTTTTAACATTACTGGAAGTTGCTTATTTCATCTATTAATGTAAATGTTCTAAAACGTTGACGTTAAAATGACTTCATTCTATCTTTATCTAGAGACTTGACTTGTCCGATCATCTTACATAGAGAAGAAcaacatataaaatgtttagacaaGTACAGATAACATAGATAATTCTACAGATACAGTTAgaccacatatatatattatatgtctttatgtatatacttaaaatgtataaaagatAAACTGTTATGAAAGACgaatatattaataacttatgTTTCGTAAAGGCCTTTGAAATATTGGTCACTTCTAAAACTATACAGCTGCGACTATTCATAGAGTCTAACTATGGTCAGCTCTGACTCTGCATAGTGTCTAACTGTGGTCAGCTCTGACTCTGCATAGTGTCTAACTGTGGTCAGCTCTAACTCTGTATAGTGTGTAACTGTGGCCTGCTACGAGTCCATATAGTGTCTAACTATGGTATACTACGACTCTAAATAGTGTCTAACTGTGGTCTGCTACGACTTTGTATAGTGTCTTACTGCGGTCAGCTCAGACTCTGTATGCTGTCTAACTGTGGCCTGCTATGACTTTTTATAGTGTCTAACTGCATTTAGCTTCAGCTCTGCATAGTGTCTAACTGTGATCAGCTACGACACTATATATTGTCTAACTGTGGTCAATTACGACTTTGGAGCCGGTAACTTGAAGTTTATCATAAACATGACTTTATTCTAACATAAGAAGATTGTAGCATTTACAAATAATGGGTTTGTACGAATATTTTCATCTTATTTTATCTCACTTAAGCATGTTTAGGATATGGTGGCACTGTAAAAGTTACCGTTATACGAGAGAataggtgctgttgactagctacttacACTCTAGCCTATTAATTAACATTTAGCAACAGCTTTGTGCAGATAACCCTTTCTGTTGCCTTGTGCGAAGACCCTTaactaaacaaacttttgttCATTATCATTGTAAACATCACCAGTCGAATTTTACCCACCACCTTTCGTAAGAACTGTGAGTACATTACCACCTCTTGTAAAATTAAgtagaataacaaatattataacatacagaTTGTAACGACTGCATCAGTACCTCGTGTCCGGCTGGTTTATGATCACTTTAAAACTTACAGTTTACTCTGTGTTAAGTTATTTGTTCTACACTGTGAATTCCACTTATCAAACCAAGTATATTTAACGAATCACAATCTACTGTAATTGGAATTATCACAAACCTATATGATTTATTAATTCTTCAACTTATatgacttttatttaaaatactattggATATTTTATgggttatttttcttttaaaccactgACTTTCGACTGAGAAGAATTTCAAAGTATTACTGTTTGAGTGATCGGTATAAATGTATATCAAAAGTTTACAGTCAGTGTTATTGTTACACATTAAGTGAActctagtgacacagcggtacgtctgtgaAGTTACAACGGTATAAACCGGGTTTCAGTTCCCATGGATgacaaagcacagacagcccatagtgtagctttgtgcttgactacaaACATCCACTTacgttatatttttatcattttctgtacAAAGTATAAGTGTAAGGTTTACTGTACTAAGTATAAATGTAagtacaaagaaaacatttttcaattaaaTGTTCCACACATTGTATAAACATGTGAAATGTGGTACTTAGGTGCATATACACTGTCTTGGATTTCGTAACTATCATTGGATGCCTGACTATAATTATACTTTGTGAATACAAACAACTGACTGTAATTATACTTAATGAATACAAACAACTGACTGTAATTATACTTTGTGAATACAAACAACTGactgtaattatattttgtgaatacaAACAGTTGACTGTAATTATACATTGTGAATACAAACAACTGactgtaattatattttgtgaatacaAACAGCTGAGTGTAATTATATTTTGTCATGTTGCTCATTTTCCTGTTTTATCGAGGTAAGAATCTGCCTCTCTTGCTTATTAAAGTCTAAAGGCTTCCAATAGATTCCAAAAAGAGTACGAGCCATGAGTTTGAACTTTAACAGTTACAATAAAATGGAGATGTAAAGCTTGGCCATCATACAACGTCCGTATTTTTAGGTTTaactaaattatttacaatttgtagATATGGAAGTACAAAAATAAACTGGTAGGTTTTTGATGTGAAAAAAATCgttgtattttgttgtatttgcTGTGTTTTTGTCACATACAACATGGCTAGAGTGGAAGTATTACTCTTAGATACACGTTTATatcatattaataattgttagtaaaaCTGACAAAAGACGCCAACGCGACGAACCACcaactaacctcataattaacaaatCTGACCGTCAGTTAAGCACTGAAGAGATGCTTCTGCTAAACCTACCGTCAGTTAAGCATTGAAGAGATGCTTCTGCTAAACCTACCGTCAGTTAAGCACTGAAGAGATGCTTCTGCTAAACCTACCGTCAGTTAAGCACTGAAGAGATGCTTCTGCTAAACCTTGAACTCAATAACACTATCCATCAAgtaacactattattattaattaaattattattaattctgtaACACtattacagaagttccaaccactgaagcctgcaagatagccttagaactctatatccgagaccctaacccaactatagaaattcccagtgaccagttagcaaccctcatagaattcaccacgataaagacaaacttcatgttcaacaaccaaaactatatgcaaacaaatggcctaagcattggcaacccagtatcaccagttctagccaatatttttatgacacaagttgaaacacaagcaattaacacagcattacatccaccactatactggtacagatatgtagatgacacggttgcggaattcacatctacagaacacatacttaattttttcaatcacattaactctatacatcccaacattaacttcacatgtgaacaggaagaaagcaatcaaatatcatttcttaacctcaaatttacaagaaccgatacacaattcaaaacagaaatccaccgaaaaatcacccatactggactatacattccttggaactcagcacatgaaacaaaacaaaaactcaacataccaagaaaccaaataaacacagccataaaactatgctcaccagataaaattaacgattaattagacaaaataaaacaatacttcatcaacatcaataagtttcccccacaaaccgtaaaaaacattatacgcacacacctagacagaaagcaaaatcaaccaactaaagtaaatatatctcacgaataaaaaaaaccacgaaaccatatactgctgtataccatatattcctgacatcagcaaacaaataaccaatatttggcaaaactagtaacaaaatatggcattccagttaataccaaatttattcaaaaaccaggcacaaaactgaggtctatactatgtaaaaagtacactgacaaacaccacaccaacattatttataaaatacaatgtgataactgccacgacttctatattgagaaacaagtagaaaatggaaaccagattcaaagaacataaaaagtcaccttcacacgttttcgaacactgcaagtcaaataaacacaacataaccatagaaaacactcaaatactaaataaagaaacaaacataaacaaacgcaaaattaaagaagccttacttatacaacaacttaaacccaaaataaaccaatataaaggaacgcctttatacctatattaatataataaaataaataaaattatatattcaaacatctaataccgccctctacaggcctggcatggcctagcgcgttaaggcgtgcgcttcgtaatctgagggtcgcgggttcgcgcccgagtcgcgccaaacatgctcgccctcccagccgtgagggcgttataaagtgacggtcaatcccacttttcgttggtaaaagagtagcccaagagttggcggtgggtggtgatgactagctgccttccctctagtcttacactgctaaattagggacggctagcacagattgccctcgagtagctttgtgtgaaattccaaaacaaaccgccctctacatttcgacactcagttacacaacccctttcaaacatgtggtcagcttccggtcagttacctctttctttgtgaacctgacgatgaccgaagaaggtcgaaacgttgttcgctcttctatgcaaaatattttctcaacccaaacgagccgtttttgcatatatatttctcaacaagtgggtttctcgacatcactgattaaatcACTACTTCTAGTAACATTAAGTGGATCAACAAATTACTACCTCTTGTAACATTAATTAGAACAACAAATGAGTACATCATTACTTCTAGCAACGCCAAGTGGAACAATAAATGAGTACGTCACTACTTCTAGTAACATTAAGTGGATCAATAAGTTACTATATCACTaccttaaataacattaattggaaCAACAAATGAGTGCATCACTTCCTTTAGTAACATCAAGTAGAAGAAGAAATGAGTACATCACTAAATATTGTAATCTTAATTAGAACAACAAATGAGTACCTAATTACTTCTAGTAACATTAAGTGGAACAACAAGTGAATACATCACTACATCTCGTAACATTAAAAGGAACTGCATGTGAGTACATTACTATCTCTAgtaatattaagtaaaacaagaaataagtaCATCAATCCCTTCAGTAACATCAAGTAGAACAACAAATGAGTACATCTCTACATCTTATAACATTAATTAGAACAAGAAATGAGTACATCACTACTTCTAATGACATTAAGTGGAACAACAGATTAGTACATCACTTCCTTCAGTAACATTAAATGGAACAACAACTGACTACATTACTACTTTTAGTAAAATTAGGTGGAAAAACAATTGACTACATTACTACTTTTAGTAAAATTAGATGGAACAACAAGTGAGTACTTCATTACTTCTAGTGACATTCAGTGGAACAACAAATAAGTATATCACTACTTCTTTTAACTTTTAAGTTGAACAATAAGTGAATACATCACTACTCCTAATAATATTAAGTGTAagaacaataagtttgtttgtttgttttttgaatttcgcgcaaagctactcgagggctatctgcgctagccgtccctaatttaacagtgtaagactagagggaaggattAATTCTTAGAATTATATACATACTGGTTTGGTAAATGGTTGTTAAATTTGGCGCAGAAATTAATAAGCCTAGTGTTAATACACTGtgagttttatgtttttgtttctcgCGGAACGCTACACGAGGCTAtgtgagctagccgtccctaatgtagttACGTAAtaccagagagaaggcagtctgctaactcttgggctattcttttaccaacgaactgtgCGATTGACTATTACGTAATAACGCcgaacggctgaaagggcgagcatgtttggtgtgatgaggattcgaatccgttACCTTCAGATTACCAGTCAAGCGCCCTTtccacccggccatgccaggcctaatataCTACGAAAGTGACCTCGTTTGTAAAACTAAAAGTCAGTTTTTAAGCACTGCATATGAAATATTATGATATTGAATAGCTTCACTTATAAAGGGCTAATTATGTTATGCTAAGACGATTTTAATATGCATATTACTTATCCTTGAGAGAATCACGTTAGATATAAAGTTACGGTACCTCGACCTGTTTGAAAATTACATTTGACAATGTTTAGTGTTCATAGGGATGCAAGAACTCTTACCGACCAAAATATCAATAACTCACAACAATAAGACGTATCGTTGGTGAGAATATAGGATTCCAAGACAGGGATATCtcttgtatttaataacattagaaaataaaggaatatggatcaattgGGACATCTCGATCACCCAGAATATATCTTGAATAACTCATAACTCAACCGTGATATGCCAAGTATGGCGTCCTGTAAAGGCTGACAATTACTGTGCACAATGTTCAGTGACAGAAGCCGTTTACTTGAATCTAGTAACGACAAGATCAAGAaatatgttactttataaaagcgACGAAAACCACAAGTTGCACACAAATTGCTTTTACACTAGTGGGATATGTCCACCGTTCAACTGTTGCACACTCCAAGCAACTGgatagtaaaacaaatattcatgcgAAATCATTTGTAGAATAATGTGCTTCATGAAAGTGGTATAAAGTGTGAAGGTTATAAGGagatctttataaaataaacataagaacaAATTACcaagtgtaaaataaggattTTTAGCAAAGTTGGTATCTTCTATGAGAACAAAAAAACGTGATAAAAACAAttgatatttaacataaaatacacaGAGGACCAATGTAGTAGATTTGTTTACAtagttttgttattaatgttttattaaagacACTTTCACCGAGAACGATATTGTCCCACTAGCCATGTGGAgtatatttctattataaaaaggAATTTGAAAAGCCGTTGTTGTCGGGATTCACTTATTTATCGCTTTAATTCAATACGCGAAAACATTCTGATTAGTTTCTATTTATCtttagacccggcatggtcaggtgggttaaggcaggcgactcgtaatctgagggtcgtgggttcgcatccccgtcgcaccaaatatgctcgccttttcagccgtgggggcgttataatgtgacggtcaatccaactattcgttggtaaaagagtagcccaagagttggcggtgggtggtgatgactagctgccttccctctagtcttacactgctaaattagggacggttagcgcagatagccctcgagttgctttgcgcgaaattcaaaacaaacaaactatttatcttTTCAGTATTTCTTGCATCTGCGGCAAAGTGGATATATAGTGGTGAAACTGGTAAGCCCAAATTACTTCTTCTATTATCTTTCTAACAAAAATTCTGCCACTATGGACAAAAAGCATTTAATACGAATTTCTTCCTTTATTCATCACTTCGACTCATACATTGGGGATATTCTTATGTTATCGAATTCAAATTGTTtcgaaaataaaagaaacaaaaacaatcttattAATGGTATGATCGTTTTGTAAATATATCTTACATTTTCTACAGGCCCGTCTTTCTGTTCAGAGCTATTTCCTCAGTGTGATCGAGGTACACAGTCACCTATCGATCTAACTATGCGACACCTCAAATTAGACGGCCTGAAGTTCGTGGATTATGATCTAAAGttgaatttcataactttgaAAAACATTGGGAAAACTGGtatgtaacattaattttgttaGGTTATGGGGTTGTTAAGGTAATATAGTTTTCATACTTTACCTAACTAGTGTATGAAGACATAATCAAAAGACATGAAACATAACAGCATTTTCTCATTTTGTTCCATTTAGCAGTTTAGCTGTGTCGAACTGAAGACAAAAGTCTCAAACAAGTGACTCTCTAGAAACGTTTTGTACCTTGTTTGCTTCTTGAATATCTGACACGTTTGTACACTGGTTACAAACGAGATAcaagaaaaagtttattttagcTATGTTTTTGAATGGCTAGAAATTACCAGATACGATATTTAGTAACAGTGCGATGCCGGGAGTACATGTTAGTcctaaaaaacacattaaagaccaacatatttatgttttcgacaattatattttataaatgggaaatatttaaataaattttgaaatttatgtatTTCGTATTTCGTATTTTTGTGTTAAGTTAAGATTGAAATGTTTCGTATATTTCTTTCTCTTGTGAAAATTACCTTACAACGCGTAAATATATCGTCTTTCATTGTATTAAATTCCAAcgatatatttaacaaatacgtGACTACAGAAACtgctttttatgtaaaattaatacaatagATAACTCATGctcttataaatatatgttttagtgaAAGTGACCTTCGACAGTCCTGATACTCCAATGTTACAGGACGAGGTGGACAATGCAGAGTACGTTTCAGATCGTTTCCACTTTCACTGGGGGAAAGTGGATACTCGTGGATCTGAACACACAGTTGAACAGACTGCCTATCCTTTGGAAGTAAGTTTGGTTCAAACTTATATTAAGAAGAATATAGTATTTAtaaggtttttaaaatattatatagttgTAAAGGTTTAagattatttaaagtatttcttaATTCTGCtttcaaaaatacatatatttattgatttGACTTCTACAAGGTGAAATTTATTTTCGATTTGT
This genomic window from Tachypleus tridentatus isolate NWPU-2018 chromosome 10, ASM421037v1, whole genome shotgun sequence contains:
- the LOC143229858 gene encoding carbonic anhydrase 2-like, with the protein product MLFIFLFYPVVVTSAAQWSYSGKTGPSKWPQLFPQCGKGTQSPIDLTEKHLVVNDLNFVGYDVKLHSMAFKNDGKTVKVTFDSSGTPILQDKVKNAEYFLHSLHFHWGKVNNRGSEHTVKQIAYPLELHLVHYNSMYSNLSEALNYEDGIAVVGVLFKLNEYSCEELDDISDCLESVERAGTTFNIIEPELKLSYLLPADTSVHFRYEGSLTTPMCNAATWNVFVGKTISPKSLEAFRFLKNTKGNFLGDNFRPTQKTQTKETNMTVP